A genomic window from Solanum stenotomum isolate F172 chromosome 10, ASM1918654v1, whole genome shotgun sequence includes:
- the LOC125843304 gene encoding uncharacterized protein LOC125843304: MGNRRNAMVAVSDDEDDVPLPSRATRASSNGEEKANQRKRKKVRLDEEEEEEEEANNEDESRDKRRTKRKVQENEENEEEEEEEERGRGKRIKKLKKVEEEEEEPEPVKEEEEEEQQEDAKPIGEVIRVTGKGKGRKTHYESFEYDGNRYELEDPVLLVPEGQLQKPYVAIIKDITQTKDGNLMVTGQWFYRPEEALKRAGGSWQSRDTRELFYSFHRDAVPAESVMHKCVVHFIPLNKEIPRRKEHPGFIVQKVYDTEQRRLFKLTDKDYEDTKQHEIDLLVQKTIARVGHLPDLETEDNSAAPVSQEDQLKNKRLLRKKSMMSLDVTRDDEAPSRSGQPRAETPGSCANNASEYFIILSNFKVLTGETQRDKWLEKLLQSIQYFCSPVDNVQNDGKAKGGSDAADLTGNTDSAKPVNESLDNGADGDVFRWPDSAVTAVVSLEKAAHEALSSDFQKYNQKMRQLTFNLKNTSLLARRLLKGELDPSQILNMSPNELKEALTAEELASKEPEEPEPIQMTDARCNRCTEKKVRLMEIIQAGHGDRYSLECIACGNNWYASRDEAASLTIDGPNSAKSVGTEPLATAKFEDVEKNLTSPRKADKGANDILKKTTTEAYMPVLDSQRSFNKTKPEDNTTTSHAD; the protein is encoded by the exons ATGGGAAACCGGCGGAATGCAATGGTTGCGGTAAGCGATGACGAGGATGACGTGCCGCTGCCATCGCGGGCTACACGCGCCTCCAGCAACGGCGAAGAGAAAGCGAAtcagaggaagaggaagaaagtGAGGCTTGacgaggaggaagaagaagaggaggaagcgAATAACGAGGATGAAAGTAGAGATAAGAGGAGGACGAAGAGGAAAGTACAGGAGAATGAGGAGAacgaggaggaggaggaggaagaggagagGGGAAGGGGGAAGAGGATTAAGAAACTgaagaaagttgaagaagaagaggaagaaccCGAACCGGttaaggaggaggaggaagaagaacaGCAGGAAGATGCTAAGCCTATTGGTGAGGTTATTAGGGTTACTGGAAAAGGAAAAGGGAGGAAAACCCATTACGAGTCGTTCGAGTACGATGGAAATCGCTACGAACTT GAGGATCCCGTGCTCTTGGTTCCAGAAGGACAACTTCAGAAGCCTTATGTGGCAATTATCAAG GATATTACTCAGACCAAGGATGGTAACCTGATGGTCACAGGACAGTGGTTTTACCGACCTGAGGAAGCATTAAAAAGAGCTGGTGGAAGTTGGCAATCACGGGACACGAGGGAATTGTTCTATAGTTTTCACCGAGATGCAGTCCCGGCGGAGTCGGTCATGCACAAGTGTGTGGTGCACTTCATACCATTAAACAAGGAGATTCCTAGACGGAAAGAGCATCCTGGTTTTATTGTTCAGAAGGTATATGACACTGAACAGAGGAGGCTTTTCAAGTTGACAGATAAGGATTATGAAGATACCAAACAGCATGAGATTGATCTGCTTGTTCAGAAGACTATAGCACGAGTTGGCCATCTTCCTGACCTTGAAACTGAGGATAATTCTGCAGCTCCTGTTAGTCAGGAAGACCAATTGAAGAATAAACGACTTTTGAGGAAGAAGAGCATGATGTCTTTGGATGTCACCAGAGATGATGAAGCACCATCTAGGTCGGGTCAGCCTAGAGCAGAAACTCCAGGCAGTTGTGCCAATAATGCATCAGAATACTTCATCATCCTTTCAAACTTCAAAGTTCTAACGGGTGAAACACAGCGTGACAAATGGCTGGAAAAACTGTTGCAATCAATTCAGTACTTTTGCAGTCCTGTTGATAATGTGCAAAATGATGGTAAAGCAAAAGGGGGCTCAGATGCTGCTGATCTTACTGGTAACACTGATTCTGCAAAACCCGTGAATGAGTCTCTAGACAACGGTGCTGAT GGTGATGTGTTCCGATGGCCAGACAGCGCTGTCACTGCTGTAGTCTCTCTCGAGAAAGCTGCACATGAGGCCCTCTCATCTGATTTTCAGAAGTACAATCAGAAGATGAGGCAGTTAACATTCAATCTTAAG AACACCTCACTCTTAGCACGTCGTCTTTTGAAAGGAGAGTTGGATCCCTCTCAGATACTGAACATGTCCCCAAATGAGCTAAAG GAAGCTTTAACAGCAGAAGAGTTGGCAAGCAAGGAGCCCGAGGAGCCAGAGCCCATACAG ATGACTGATGCTCGTTGCAATAGATGCACCGAGAAAAAAGTGCGGCTCATGGAGATTATTCAGGCTGGACATGGAGATCGTTACTCG CTGGAGTGTATTGCTTGTGGCAATAATTGGTATGCTTCTAGAGACGAAGCTGCTAGCCTCACAATCGATGGACCAAATTCTGCAAAGAGCGTTGGAACAGAACCGTTGGCCACTGCTAAGTTTGAAGATGTAGAGAAGAACTTAACGAGTCCACGAAAAGCTGATAAAGGAGCTAATGACATTCTAAAGAAAACAACAACAGAAGCTTACATGCCAGTTCTAGATAGCCAAAGATCATTCAACAAGACCAAGCCTGAAGACAATACTACCACCAGCCATGCCGACTAA
- the LOC125843300 gene encoding uncharacterized protein LOC125843300, translated as MELDFDKYCVVDGSPTTVLPSPRHRLKGERRKSKGNSKCSKEVLSVDGDFTEISFHRYRSVSCKDAPSRKSHLGGNDILKRGSVYQSSRDVRGIKKTDAVEERRKIEFSRGNANAFSFGIVDVLCGSDEDNSLIDKHRSSFKLTPESDVPSDSSLGCSLNSDHRENRRTQIPPRQSAHDSKIMSQSVADRPCEVNRLTDRDPSVSLSKSLSAKLALPHSPAWSESDSSRTSSQKSRFSPIRKMFDPFGKSKSLKSPLSYTFEPGTNIKNDPVNVSRGRTVHKSLLHDFSSMPAPVECNSNVQSLPAHLHGLLRSDKKSGLPFFEFSVKSPEDSFVAKSWKVEDTLNWVYTFHSIHHKRKSNASGGWGSKDSIREPLLVGRMQVSCYLCTDIKNAGDCDNSMVTEFVLFDTPHSRKRVSFQESCCSSPDVTIAPKASDEKSSGANCVTVEVEIAAIAIEVPFEKRESLKFRSGDAKADQPLPNLLDLSVVEQRIGHSDNVSPAKVNVVIPSGHHGLPTTESPGPSPLLDRWRMGGGCDCGGWDMACPLHIFGNPNIRIDDNRPLVERQQPLELFIQGRKDKAPALTMTLKEDGQYSVDFHAQLSALQAFSICVSILHSMETSIAVGQGNNIESLQSNTLRVFVQDDDIKGLINAAREEKKQKVHKKVEQVFPSFMLNPPFSPIGRV; from the exons ATGGAGTTGGATTTCGACAAGTATTGTGTAGTAGATGGAAGTCCTACAACTGTTCTTCCATCTCCGCGGCACCGTCTAAAAGGTGAAAGGAGAAAAAGCAAAGGAAATTCCAAATGCAGCAAAGAAGTATTGTCTGTAGATGGGGACTTCACTGAGATAAGCTTTCATCGGTATCGTAGCGTGTCGTGTAAAGATGCTCCATCAAGGAAATCACATTTGGGAGGAAATGATATCCTAAAGAGGGGCTCTGTCTATCAAAGTTCTAGAGATGTTAGAGGCATCAAGAAAACTGATGCTGTTgaggaaagaagaaaaattgagtTCTCTAGGGGCAATGCCAATGCATTCTCATTTGGTATTGTTGATGTTTTATGTGGTTCAGATGAGGACAATTCACTCATAGATAAACATAGATCCTCGTTCAAACTTACACCCGAGAGCGATGTACCATCAGATAGCTCTCTAGGATGTTCTTTAAATTCTGATCATAGAGAAAATAGAAGGACTCAAATTCCACCAAGACAGTCAGCTCACGATTCAAAAATCATGTCTCAATCTGTTGCTGACCGTCCATGTGAAGTTAACAGACTAACGGATAGGGATCCATCTGTGTCTTTATCCAAATCACTGTCTGCAAAGTTAGCATTACCGCATTCGCCTGCTTGGTCAGAAAGTGATAGCTCCAGGACTAGCAGCCAAAAATCCCGTTTCAGCCCTATTAGAAAGATGTTTGATCCATTTGGTAAATCAAAGTCTCTGAAAAGTCCATTGAGTTATACTTTCGAACCTGGCACAAATATTAAGAATGATCCTGTTAACGTCAGTAGAGGCAGAACAGTTCATAAATCTCTATTGCATGATTTCTCAAGCATGCCTGCGCCAGTGGAATGTAATTCAAATGTGCAAAGTTTACCAGCTCACTTACACGGCTTGCTCAGGTCGGATAAGAAAAGTGGATTGCCCTTCTTTGAGTTCTCAGTAAAGTCACCTGAAGATAGTTTTGTTGCAAAGTCATGGAAAGTTGAGGATACCTTAAATTGGGTGTACACATTTCATTCTATTCACCACAAAAGGAAGAGCAATGCTAGTGGTGGATGGGGATCAAAAGATAGCATTAGAGAACCGTTGTTGGTTGGGCGGATGCAAGTTTCCTGTTATTTATGTACAGACATTAAAAACGCTGGAGATTGCGACAACTCAATGGTGACAGAGTTTGTCTTGTTTGATACTCCCCATTCAAGAAAAAGAGTTTCTTTTCAAGAAAGTTGTTGTTCTTCCCCTGATGTCACTATTGCACCTAAAGCCTCAGATGAGAAGTCATCTGGAGCTAATTGTGTAACCGTAGAGGTTGAAATCGCGGCGATTGCTATAGAGGTACCATTTGAAAAGAGAGAGAGTTTGAAATTCAGGAGTGGGGATGCAAAGGCTGATCAGCCACTTCCAAACTTACTGGATCTCTCTGTGGTTGAGCAAAGAATTGGACATTCTGATAATGTAAGTCCTGCCAAGGTGAATGTTGTGATCCCTTCTGGACACCATGGTCTTCCAACAACTGAAAGTCCTGGTCCTTCCCCCTTGTTGGATAGATGGAGGATGGGTGGAGGTTGTGACTGTGGCGGCTGGGACATGGCATGCCCGCTTCACATATTTGGCAATCCAAATATTCGTATTGATGACAACCGCCCTCTAGTCGAGAGGCAGCAGCCATTGGAACTCTTCATTCAG GGAAGAAAAGATAAAGCTCCAGCGTTAACCATGACACTTAAGGAGGATGGACAATATTCAGTTGATTTCCATGCTCAGTTATCTGCATTACAAGCATTCTCTATTTGTGTCTCAATTTTGCACTCCATGGAAACCTCAATTGCTGTGGGACAAGGGAACAATATAGAATCATTGCAATCCAACACGTTGCGGGTTTTTGTTCAGGATGATGACATTAAAGGCTTGATCAATGCAGCTAGAGAGGAAAAGAAACAGAAAGTACACAAGAAAGTGGAGCAAGTATTCCCATCTTTCATGCTCAATCCACCATTCTCTCCAATTGGTCGAGTATAG
- the LOC125843320 gene encoding uncharacterized protein LOC125843320, whose amino-acid sequence MSVVNQQFFNPIWKPCVSSCPLLAAQLLVMPMSSRELSVVSTIAAAKSTASIGEGNDDYVDISSGRAAAKGSGTTARGRRLLKVREEKRKREYERLHNYPAWAKVLEDACKHDTELRAVLGDSIGNPELMRKKVEERVRTKGQNFQKSKTGSVLSFKVSFRDFNPLDSYIWFELYGSPSDRDVNIFGSVIQAWYVMGRLGAFNSSNLQLGGSSMEFNPLYDAEKGFNVMPSSFHDISNVEFQDNWSRVWVDLGTADFFSIDVLLNCLTVLSSEYIGIQQVVFGGQRMGDWEEGMTNSDDGYKYFEI is encoded by the exons ATGTCTGTTGTAAATCAACAATTTTTCAACCCCATATGGAAGCCTTGTGTTTCTTCATGTCCATTGTTAGCTGCCCAGTTACTTGTAATGCCAATGAGTAGTAGAGAACTTTCTGTTGTTTCCACCATTGCTGCTGCAAAATCTACAGCTTCGATTGGTGAAGGAAATGATGATTATGTTGATATTAGTAGTGGGAGAGCAGCAGCCAAAGGGTCGGGTACTACGGCGAGAGGAAGGAGGTTGTTGAAGGTTAGGGAGGAGAAGAGGAAGCGGGAATATGAACGTCTTCACAATTACCCAGCTTGGGCAAA agtGTTGGAAGATGCCTGTAAACATGATACAGAGCTTCGTGCTGTTCTTGGTGATAGTATTGGCAATCCAGAGCTTATGAGGAAAAAG GTTGAAGAGAGAGTTCGAACAAAGGGCCAAAATTTTCAGAAGTCTAAAACAGGATCAGTGCTTTCATTCAAAGTCAGCTTTAGAGA TTTTAATCCTCTTGATTCATACATATGGTTTGAACTCTATGGCTCACCATCTGATCGAGACGTTAACATTTTCGGTAGT GTTATCCAGGCATGGTATGTCATGGGACGTTTAGGTGCATTTAACTCATCTAATTTGCAG CTGGGGGGTTCATCAATGGAATTCAATCCTCTTTATGATGCAGAAAAAGGTTTCAACGTGATGCCTTCATCATTCCATGACATAAGTAATGTTGAATTCCAGGACAACTGGTCAAGAGTTTG GGTGGATCTTGGCACAGCTGATTTCTTCTCAATCGATGTTCTTCTCAATTGCTTGACTGTATTGAGCTCAGA ATATATAGGCATCCAACAAGTTGTTTTTGGTGGTCAGCGGATGGGTGATTGGGAAGAGGGAATGACCAACTCTGATGACGGTTACAAATACTTTGAAATTTGA
- the LOC125843214 gene encoding organic cation/carnitine transporter 3-like — protein MANSTTPLLSNHQDQEFPNLNDHFSSLEQIIEPFFDTCNGKIAWPQILQVILVSLACFFEAQQTFITIFTDPIYTSIVSEWSLHCFTSSILQGLPASSFFMGCLLGGLVLGVLGDSIGRKTMLFFGCLIMSIASIFIAFSNNVWMYSALRFLSGYGRAAIGSSVLVLCSESVGKQYQGKVGTIGFFMSTFGFVSLPCLAYFSKDYSWRVLYLSTSLPAIVYCLLIQFCVYESPRWLLSKGKVIEAYAVLNTSHLKKESSNLDHNKLSFTTMSGSDPPLIKILLRKKSILGQLLLAVAAGFGIGLMYYGMPLGLGNGNFSLNLYLSTGLNALLELPSFLIVFFLVEKCKRRSTLVGLSVLSGVCGMSCMIASERKVLQMVLELTSFFSACTAFDLLLIYTSELFPTSIRNAAVSIVWQAVVLGGVVSPVLVDAGGDSNNKILAYLTLGIMTAIAGCLVVFLPETKGLEICKNIEEQEQKGCINHV, from the exons ATGGCTAATTCAACAACTCCTTTACTCTCAAATCATCAAGATCAAGAATTCCCAAATCTAAATGATCATTTTTCTTCACTTGAACAAATCATAGAGCCATTTTTTGATACTTGTAATGGAAAAATTGCATGGCCACAAATCTTGCAAGTCATACTTGTTTCTCTAGCTTGTTTCTTTGAAGCTCAACAAACATTTATCACAATTTTTACTGAT CCTATTTACACATCCATTGTGTCTGAATGGTCACTTCATTGTTTTACTAGTTCTATATTACAAGGTCTTCCTGCTTCATCTTTTTTCATGGGATGTTTGCTTGGTGGCCTTGTTCTTGGTGTGTTAGGTGACTCGATTGGTCGAAAAACCATGTTGTTTTTCGGGTGTTTGATCATGTCTATAGCTTCAATCTTCATTGCTTTCTCTAACAATGTTTGGATGTACTCTGCCTTGAGATTTCTAAGTGGATATGGTCGCGCTGCGATTGGTTCCTCTGTACTTGTGTTGTGTTCTGAGAGTGTTGGTAAACAATATCAAGGGAAAGTTGGAACTATAGGGTTCTTTATGTCTACATTTGGATTTGTGTCATTACCATGTTTGGCTTATTTTAGTAAGGATTACTCATGGAGGGTACTTTATCTTTCGACGTCTCTTCCTGCTATAGTTTACTGTTTGTTGATACAATTTTGTGTTTATGAGTCTCCAAGATGGCTTCTTTCAAAAGGGAAAGTTATAGAGGCTTATGCAGTTCTCAACACATCTCATTTGAAGAAGGAAAGTTCGAATCTTGATCATAACAAGTTGAGTTTTACTACTATGAGTGGTTCTGATCCACCTCTGATCAAGATTTTGTTGAGGAAAAAATCGATTCTTGGACAATTATTACTAGCTGTAGCAGCTGGTTTTGGCATTGGATTGATGTACTATGGCATGCCATTAGGACTAGGAAATGGAAACTTTAGCTTAAATCTCTACTTGAGTACAGGACTAAACGCGTTACTAGAGTTACCATCATTCTTGATAGTCTTTTTCTTGGTTGAAAAATGCAAGAGGAGAAGTACACTAGTTGGACTAAGTGTTCTATCTGGTGTTTGTGGTATGTCATGTATGATTGCGAGTGAACGAAAGGTTTTACAGATGGTGTTGGagttaacttcatttttcaGTGCTTGTACTGCATTTGATCTGTTGCTGATATATACTTCAGAGCTGTTCCCAACTAGTATAAGGAATGCAGCAGTGTCAATTGTTTGGCAGGCTGTGGTGCTCGGGGGCGTGGTGAGCCCCGTTTTGGTTGATGCAGGAGGAGATAGTAACAACAAGATTTTAGCTTATTTGACTCTTGGCATTATGACAGCAATTGCAGGGTGTTTGGTTGTTTTTCTGCCAGAAACAAAGGGATTGGAGATATGTAAGAACATAGAAGAGCAAGAACAAAAAGGTTGCATCAATCATGTATGA
- the LOC125843303 gene encoding mitochondrial aspartate-glutamate transporter AGC1, with amino-acid sequence MAGGNQPRQSDKPSIRYRCNLLDGALFEITDLDRQSNAPISSGNKENPKNTDSESSEIMSTSELISAVGSIWDSAARPVTRILSKASSRCNNTDHQENNIFGYSTADKISGVCFSPPDHSIPVNVDSDTDSSPLLLANVERLTVNQKVSFFGPLLGSSSLQSLLHDRSTMHPETRKAKDFVNYLQNVYGWMHEASLLKFKQQLNCASNGCHENRKCTIEDTTNSPLSCCSVVDTVNADCQTDREEPAGSLLNQIAKHEEIDRVSTGTSSLRHYNEVFHDKKSNTLEISCSENKSVFHEYSVTPTCSASVDDRVNAKDHIYDSAINEKVELEEELSSEVQISVAKEKPRYALAKQEHAFAGAMAGIFVSLCLHPVDTIKTVIQSCPNDQKPLYYIGRSFISERGVTALYRGISTNLASSAPISALYTFTYESVKGALLPLFPKECHSFAHCLAGGCASIATSFIFTPSERIKQQMQVGSHYKNCWDALIVIIRSGGLPSLYAGWKAVLWRNIPHSIIKFYTYERLKELRLSSVQLCNQNDTLMTLACGGLAGSTAALFTTPFDVVKTRLQTQIPGFTTQFGVFGTLQEIAKREGLKGLYRGLSPRLIMYMTQGAIFFASYESFKKIFSLDIPQPKTETVPYEHKEDDRATLPS; translated from the exons ATGGCTGGGGGAAATCAACCACGCCAAAGTGACAAACCTTCAATCAGATACAGGTGTAATCTACTTGATGGGGCACTGTTTGAAATCACTGATTTAGACCGACAAAGTAATGCCCCTATTTCTTCTGGAAATAAGGAGAACCCTAAAAATACTGACTCTGAATCTTCTGAGATAATGAGCACAAGTGAGCTCATATCAGCAGTTGGAAGTATATGGGATTCTGCAGCTCGCCCTGTTACACGAATCCTATCTAAAGCAAGTTCTAGATGCAATAATACCGATCACCAAGAAAACAACATATTTGGTTACTCCACTGCAGATAAAATTTCTGGTGTTTGTTTTTCACCTCCTGATCACTCAATACCTGTCAATGTGGATAGTGATACAGATTCTTCACCTCTACTGCTTGCAAATGTGGAACGACTAACAGTGAACCAGAAAGTGTCATTCTTTGGTCCTCTCTTAGGAAGTTCTTCTCTGCAGAGTCTCCTCCATGACAGATCTACCATGCATCCAGAAACTCGGAAAGCAAAAGATTTTGTCAATTATTTACAGAATGTGTATGGTTGGATGCATGAAGCATCCTTACTGAAATTTAAGCAACAACTAAATTGTGCTAGTAATGGATGCCATGAAAACAGAAAATGTACCATAGAAGACACGACAAACAGTCCTTTAAGTTGCTGCTCAGTTGTGGATACAGTAAATGCTGATTGCCAGACTGACAGGGAAGAGCCAGCTGGTTCATTGTTAAATCAGATCGCAAAGCATGAAGAGATCGACAGGGTGTCAACCGGCACTTCATCTCTAAGGCACTATAATGAAGTTTTTCATGACAAAAAGTCAAACACACTAGAGATTTCATGTTCCGAAAATAAGTCAGTCTTCCATGAGTACTCTGTCACTCCAACTTGTTCTGCTAGTGTAGATGACAGAGTTAATGCTAAGGATCACATATATGATTCTGCCATTAATGAAAAAGTAGAACTGGAGGAAGAGCTCAGTTCTGAAGTACAGATCTCTGTGGCAAAGGAAAAGCCTCGGTATGCACTTGCAAAACAAGAGCATGCTTTTGCAGGAGCAATGGCTGGAATTTTTGTCAGCCTTTGTCTTCATCCAGTTGACACAATTAAGACTGTTATTCAGTCATGCCCCAATGATCAGAAGCCACTTTATTATATAGGCAGATCATTTATTTCTGAAAGAG GAGTAACAGCACTTTATCGGGGAATTTCGACCAATCTTGCTTCATCTGCACCAATATCTGCACTTTACACCTTTACATACGAATCAGTGAAAGGGGCCTTACTTCCTCTTTTTCCTAAG GAATGCCACTCTTTTGCACACTGCTTGGCTGGGGGTTGTGCAAGCATTGCCACTTCATTCATTTTCACTCCGAGTGAGCGCATAAAACAACAGATGCAAGTGGGCTCCCACTATAAAAACTGCTG GGATGCCTTAATTGTGATTATAAGAAGTGGTGGTTTGCCTTCACTGTATGCTGGATGGAAAGCTGTACTCTGGAGGAATATTCCACACTCAATCATTAAG TTCTATACATATGAAAGATTGAAGGAGTTGAGGTTGTCATCAGTTCAACTGTGCAACCAAAATGACACACTAATGACG CTTGCCTGTGGAGGATTAGCTGGCTCTACTGCTGCACTATTCACAACTCCCTTCGATGTTGTCAAGACAAGATTACAGACACAG ATTCCTGGATTTACGACTCAGTTTGGTGTATTCGGCACACTTCAAGAAATTGCAAAACGTGAAGGTTTGAAGGGTCTCTACAG GGGCTTGAGTCCTAGATTGATCATGTATATGACCCAGGGAGCAATTTTCTTTGCATCTTATGAATCTTTCAAGAAGATATTTTCTTTGGATATCCCGCAGCCTAAAACAGAAACGGTTCCATATGAACATAAGGAAGATGATCGTGCAACGTTGCCTTCATGA